The following are encoded in a window of Arthrobacter antioxidans genomic DNA:
- a CDS encoding pseudouridine-5'-phosphate glycosidase, whose protein sequence is MSTIEINPSTFVGLPVRRSPEVEEALHNGQPVVALESNVVSHGLPRPLNLESARIVEEAVRHGGAVPATTAIIAGQCVVGLSADELEQLATTDGVRKASSRGLAACLASGEVGATTIAATMVIAHVAGIRTVASAGLGGVHRDAEKTFDISADLVQLTRSQVMLVCAGAKTILDLPKTLEYLETQCVPVIAYRSDDFPAFYVASSGLKSPARIDDARELANAARFHWSVPGAGSLVVTHPLGASQALDRETIENAIQQGLAEAEASNIKGAAVTKFLMRAVDRATNGASSVANAAVLASTAGVAADIARAWSQVSAEVSL, encoded by the coding sequence ATGTCGACTATTGAAATCAACCCCTCTACCTTCGTAGGACTGCCGGTGCGGAGGTCCCCCGAAGTCGAAGAAGCACTTCACAACGGCCAACCGGTTGTCGCTTTGGAGTCCAATGTGGTCTCGCATGGGCTCCCACGGCCGCTGAATCTGGAGTCGGCCCGCATTGTCGAAGAGGCCGTCCGTCATGGCGGAGCCGTGCCTGCAACCACGGCAATCATCGCCGGGCAGTGCGTTGTTGGTTTGAGCGCAGACGAGCTCGAGCAACTCGCGACGACCGACGGAGTGAGGAAGGCCAGTAGCCGAGGATTGGCGGCGTGTCTGGCTTCTGGAGAAGTCGGCGCAACGACCATCGCGGCAACCATGGTGATTGCCCATGTAGCCGGCATTCGAACAGTGGCCTCGGCTGGCTTGGGCGGCGTGCACCGGGATGCCGAGAAGACCTTCGATATTTCAGCAGACTTGGTTCAACTCACCCGCTCCCAGGTAATGCTCGTGTGCGCTGGAGCCAAGACCATCCTGGACCTGCCAAAAACACTGGAGTACTTGGAGACCCAGTGTGTCCCGGTTATCGCCTATCGCAGCGATGACTTCCCGGCCTTCTATGTCGCCTCCAGCGGACTCAAGAGTCCTGCCCGGATCGATGACGCCAGGGAGCTCGCGAACGCGGCCCGATTCCACTGGTCAGTCCCCGGCGCAGGTTCCTTGGTGGTCACCCATCCGCTCGGAGCCAGCCAAGCGCTGGACAGAGAGACAATCGAGAACGCCATCCAGCAGGGACTGGCCGAGGCTGAAGCCAGCAACATCAAGGGAGCTGCGGTGACAAAGTTCCTTATGCGCGCCGTAGACCGGGCAACGAATGGAGCATCTTCGGTAGCCAACGCGGCGGTCTTGGCCAGCACTGCTGGCGTCGCAGCGGACATCGCACGCGCCTGGTCACAGGTATCTGCTGAGGTTTCGCTGTGA
- a CDS encoding MerR family transcriptional regulator — protein MDEEDDVEYPITAVARLAGTTSRTLRHYGDVGLLVPSRVGANGYRFYDGPALVRLQRILLLRSLGLPLPAIRAVLDDGGAVAPVSALRSHLDHLRGEQQRLDRQISAVLMTVEALERGEEPMPEKMFDGFDHTRYREEVEERWGSDAYAQGDAWWRGRTDEEREAFGREVAELNAGWADAATRGVAPTGGEAQELAGRHIAWLSSVPGVPRDDEGALLPEYVRGLGAMYVQDPRFAVNYGGPGGAGGARGLARSLLLTVGGGPSKTARWRRSTAHRSPYHEDHHEYLYPPRCGPCRDRSRRGGVHHLLQPGIRRREPAVPGGRDAVAGPGDRSCRARHRRLGSSGAVVGRVRRWGDTHQ, from the coding sequence GTGGACGAGGAGGACGACGTGGAATACCCGATCACCGCCGTGGCTCGGCTCGCCGGCACCACGAGCCGGACCCTGCGCCACTATGGTGACGTCGGCCTGCTGGTACCGTCCCGCGTGGGCGCCAACGGATATCGGTTCTACGACGGCCCGGCACTCGTGAGGCTCCAGCGCATCCTGCTGCTGCGATCCCTCGGACTGCCGCTACCGGCCATCCGTGCGGTGCTCGACGACGGCGGTGCGGTTGCCCCGGTATCCGCCCTGCGGTCCCACCTCGACCACCTCCGCGGTGAGCAGCAACGCCTAGACCGCCAGATCAGTGCGGTCCTCATGACGGTCGAGGCCCTGGAACGAGGAGAGGAACCCATGCCTGAGAAGATGTTCGACGGATTCGACCACACGCGCTATCGGGAGGAGGTCGAGGAGCGGTGGGGCAGCGATGCCTATGCCCAGGGCGATGCCTGGTGGCGCGGGCGGACGGACGAGGAGAGGGAGGCGTTCGGCCGGGAGGTCGCGGAGCTCAATGCGGGCTGGGCCGACGCCGCGACCCGGGGTGTGGCACCGACCGGTGGCGAAGCCCAGGAGCTGGCCGGGCGCCACATCGCCTGGCTCTCCTCCGTCCCGGGCGTGCCGCGCGACGACGAGGGGGCCCTCCTGCCCGAGTACGTTCGGGGACTCGGGGCGATGTACGTCCAGGACCCGCGGTTCGCGGTGAACTACGGTGGACCGGGCGGTGCGGGCGGCGCTCGAGGCCTGGCTCGCTCGCTCCTCCTGACCGTCGGCGGTGGACCTTCGAAGACGGCTCGATGGCGGCGGTCGACTGCGCACCGATCGCCGTACCATGAGGACCACCATGAGTATCTGTATCCCCCGCGGTGTGGCCCTTGCCGTGATCGGTCTCGGCGCGGCGGCGTTCATCACCTCCTGCAGCCCGGGATCAGGCGACGGGAACCCGCCGTCCCCGGAGGACGCGACGCCGTCGCAGGGCCGGGCGACCGCTCTTGCCGAGCCCGTCACCGTCGTCTCGGGTCTTCAGGCGCCGTGGTCGGTCGTGTTCGTCGATGGGGTGACACTCATCAGTGA
- a CDS encoding DUF4913 domain-containing protein, with protein sequence MTNPFDGAADGAAATSPNGYEEKEGFAFTPEELVDWVESLVAMLESVDRSQNRYWFSRWWKHAEAVDRFRALHEQWLEAQADGGMSSWWIDHHDRHATVLVAQRGRFGECGTTHMKKTARRILATEQPPVGWSW encoded by the coding sequence ATGACCAACCCCTTCGACGGCGCAGCGGATGGTGCAGCCGCCACTTCACCTAACGGTTATGAAGAGAAGGAGGGTTTCGCGTTCACCCCGGAGGAGTTGGTCGACTGGGTGGAGTCCCTGGTCGCGATGCTCGAGTCGGTGGACCGGTCCCAGAACCGGTACTGGTTCTCCCGGTGGTGGAAGCATGCCGAAGCCGTGGACAGGTTCCGGGCCCTGCATGAGCAGTGGCTGGAGGCACAGGCTGACGGTGGGATGTCGTCCTGGTGGATCGACCACCACGACCGCCACGCCACCGTCCTCGTCGCCCAACGTGGCCGCTTCGGAGAATGCGGCACCACACACATGAAGAAGACCGCCCGCCGGATCCTCGCCACGGAACAACCTCCCGTCGGCTGGTCTTGGTAG
- a CDS encoding helix-turn-helix domain-containing protein — MTIRAPRSTAALPPEQAAPLRRALGSSADVTVFVDGTAHRLPGEAQAAVVDLLARLSDGDAVQVTTVAELLTTSQAAELAGISHSYLRKLTDAGTLPVEYRGSHRRLRRADVEDWLRSQLRRSDPSGKEPGEA; from the coding sequence ATGACCATCAGGGCCCCCAGATCCACGGCGGCACTTCCGCCGGAACAGGCCGCACCCCTGCGCCGCGCACTCGGCAGCAGCGCCGACGTCACCGTGTTCGTCGACGGCACCGCACACCGGCTTCCCGGGGAGGCCCAGGCCGCCGTCGTCGACCTCCTCGCCCGCCTGTCCGACGGCGACGCCGTCCAGGTGACCACGGTCGCCGAGCTGCTCACCACCTCGCAGGCGGCCGAGCTCGCCGGGATCTCGCACAGCTACCTGCGCAAGCTCACCGACGCCGGCACCCTGCCGGTGGAATACCGCGGATCGCACCGGCGCCTGCGCCGGGCCGACGTCGAGGACTGGCTGCGCAGCCAGCTTCGCCGCTCGGACCCCTCCGGCAAGGAGCCCGGCGAGGCGTAG
- a CDS encoding HAD family hydrolase produces the protein METAVEATVQSVLFDLDGTLMDTPRAIAAQLVVAVQQTTGRAPSLSEAKGLIGRPLPELCAMLAELEPGSSRVGEVVEAYRHLYRTEVVPMAASLVFPGVMEGLALLCEHGMKLAVVTSKQGDSARLILEASGMRKFFTTVVGVDDTVLPKPNPDPALLALQRLGVDSREAVFVGDTAHDIRTAQAVPMRAIAVTYGVGTATGLQALYPQGIASDFSSVVNLLLPLAPYGNGQNR, from the coding sequence GTGGAAACAGCGGTCGAGGCGACCGTTCAGTCCGTCCTCTTCGACCTCGACGGAACCCTGATGGACACCCCCCGGGCGATCGCGGCTCAGCTTGTCGTGGCCGTTCAGCAGACTACCGGGCGCGCGCCGTCTCTCTCCGAGGCCAAGGGGCTGATTGGCCGGCCCCTGCCCGAGCTGTGTGCAATGCTCGCCGAACTGGAGCCGGGTTCCAGTCGGGTCGGCGAGGTCGTCGAAGCGTACCGCCACCTCTACCGCACTGAAGTGGTTCCGATGGCGGCATCGCTGGTGTTTCCAGGCGTCATGGAGGGCTTGGCCTTGCTATGCGAGCACGGGATGAAACTGGCTGTGGTCACCAGCAAGCAGGGTGACAGTGCCCGGCTCATCCTCGAAGCATCAGGAATGCGCAAGTTCTTCACCACAGTGGTCGGCGTCGATGACACTGTGCTGCCGAAACCGAATCCCGACCCGGCGCTGCTGGCGCTGCAACGCCTCGGAGTCGACTCCCGGGAAGCCGTTTTCGTCGGGGATACCGCCCATGACATCCGCACTGCACAAGCCGTTCCTATGCGCGCGATCGCCGTCACGTATGGCGTGGGGACCGCAACAGGACTGCAGGCGCTGTACCCCCAAGGGATTGCCTCAGACTTCAGCTCCGTGGTCAACCTGTTACTTCCACTTGCTCCCTACGGAAATGGGCAGAACCGATGA
- a CDS encoding PQQ-dependent sugar dehydrogenase codes for MTLISERDSARILEVLDDGSTRVVGTVEGVAGAGEGGLLGLAVDDEQRLYVYSTAADGNRIQRFILTGTAGGRALGEAETLLDGIPSANVHDGGRLAFGPDGMLYATTGDAGRRDAAQDRGSLAGKILRMTPDGEVPDDNPFPGSLTYSYGHRNPQGLTWSDDGTLFATEFGQNTWDELNIITPGANYGWPAVEGVAGEDGFTDPVQQWDPGAASPSGMTYLEGTLYIANLRGQVLRTVPTADPGRSVDYFTRDYGRLRDVTTGPDGDLWILTSNTDGRGNPSDKDDRLLRLPVQAP; via the coding sequence GTGACACTCATCAGTGAGCGGGACAGCGCCAGGATCCTCGAAGTCCTCGATGACGGTTCCACCCGTGTGGTCGGAACCGTCGAGGGCGTCGCCGGGGCAGGGGAGGGGGGCCTGCTCGGGTTGGCGGTCGACGACGAGCAGCGGCTCTACGTCTATTCCACGGCCGCGGACGGCAACCGCATCCAGCGCTTCATCCTCACCGGGACTGCCGGCGGACGTGCGCTGGGGGAGGCGGAGACGCTGCTCGACGGCATCCCGTCGGCGAACGTCCACGACGGTGGCCGCCTCGCCTTCGGCCCCGACGGGATGTTGTACGCGACGACCGGGGACGCGGGCCGCCGCGACGCCGCCCAGGATCGTGGCTCGCTTGCAGGGAAGATCCTTCGCATGACTCCCGACGGGGAGGTCCCTGACGACAATCCGTTCCCCGGTTCCCTCACCTACAGCTACGGGCACCGCAACCCCCAGGGCCTGACCTGGTCCGACGACGGCACGCTGTTCGCCACCGAGTTCGGGCAGAACACCTGGGACGAACTCAATATCATCACCCCCGGGGCCAACTACGGCTGGCCCGCCGTCGAAGGCGTGGCCGGCGAGGACGGCTTCACCGATCCCGTCCAGCAATGGGACCCCGGTGCGGCGAGCCCCAGCGGCATGACGTACCTGGAGGGCACCCTCTACATCGCCAACCTCCGCGGCCAGGTGCTGCGGACCGTGCCGACGGCCGACCCCGGCCGGTCCGTGGACTACTTCACCCGCGATTACGGCAGGCTTCGAGACGTCACCACCGGACCCGACGGCGACCTCTGGATCCTCACCAGCAACACCGACGGACGAGGGAATCCCTCCGACAAGGATGATCGGCTCCTGCGCCTGCCCGTCCAGGCCCCCTGA
- a CDS encoding PucR family transcriptional regulator produces the protein MQNQQIEDLVESLAQTLGRGLSLEDPDGVLLAYSSHQTSADRVRVNFLLSKKVPADVSEWQLRHGIAQAVRPVAVPANEDLGMLGRVCVPLLVRGFRVGYLWVQQHSSEDPAPGILAALPAVRPTVDRLAELLLETDTASSERRTQREATFLAACHGVAAAVEDLRGWRELGGHGPWRVALVHELSESSARAGREDPLEAALLQRTIALQATVGVEPVRFSAGASTHSVLLCEARVGRSALQHVVDRCRVEVVKRTGRPAGRFVLGLSEPAADPRDFADAFRQAQHAAQADAVDPQLGGVSAFAEIGVYQFLGAMGWQVPAHGSVRFDELCEADRLEELLPVLELLYDKNGSVQDVAAQLHLHRSSVYNRLTRIRSIIGADPLAGTVRLELHLALKARRWRSRPRFEQS, from the coding sequence GTGCAGAACCAGCAGATCGAGGACCTCGTCGAGTCGCTCGCGCAGACGCTCGGGCGCGGCCTGTCCCTCGAGGATCCCGACGGCGTCCTCCTTGCGTACAGCAGTCACCAGACCTCCGCCGACCGCGTACGGGTGAACTTCCTGCTGAGCAAGAAGGTCCCTGCGGATGTGAGCGAGTGGCAGCTCCGCCACGGGATCGCGCAGGCCGTCCGTCCGGTCGCCGTCCCCGCGAACGAGGACCTCGGGATGCTGGGACGGGTGTGCGTGCCGCTCCTGGTCCGGGGGTTCCGCGTGGGCTACCTCTGGGTGCAGCAGCATTCGAGCGAGGATCCCGCCCCGGGCATCCTCGCCGCCCTGCCGGCGGTCCGGCCGACGGTCGACCGCCTCGCCGAACTGCTGCTCGAGACGGACACGGCGTCCTCGGAGCGGCGCACGCAGCGGGAGGCCACGTTCCTCGCCGCCTGCCACGGCGTCGCCGCAGCGGTGGAGGACCTGCGCGGCTGGCGTGAGCTCGGCGGGCACGGACCGTGGCGTGTGGCCCTCGTCCACGAGCTGTCCGAGTCATCGGCCCGCGCCGGGAGGGAGGACCCGCTCGAGGCCGCCCTGCTCCAGCGCACCATCGCCCTGCAGGCGACGGTCGGGGTCGAGCCCGTCCGCTTCAGCGCAGGGGCGTCCACGCACTCGGTCCTCCTGTGCGAGGCCAGGGTGGGCCGCAGCGCCCTCCAGCATGTGGTGGACCGGTGCCGGGTCGAGGTGGTCAAGCGGACAGGACGTCCTGCAGGTCGGTTCGTCCTGGGCCTCAGCGAGCCCGCCGCCGATCCACGGGACTTCGCGGACGCGTTCCGGCAGGCCCAGCACGCGGCCCAGGCCGACGCCGTGGATCCCCAGCTCGGCGGGGTGTCGGCGTTCGCCGAGATCGGCGTCTACCAGTTCCTCGGCGCGATGGGGTGGCAGGTCCCGGCGCACGGCAGCGTGCGGTTCGACGAGCTGTGCGAGGCGGACCGCCTCGAGGAGCTCCTACCGGTCCTGGAACTGCTGTACGACAAGAACGGTTCGGTGCAGGATGTGGCCGCGCAACTCCACCTCCACCGCAGCAGCGTCTACAACCGGCTGACGAGGATCCGGTCGATCATCGGCGCGGACCCGCTCGCCGGGACGGTGCGCCTGGAACTGCACCTCGCGCTCAAGGCACGGCGGTGGCGCTCCCGGCCCCGCTTCGAGCAGTCCTAG
- the ald gene encoding alanine dehydrogenase: MIIGVPREVKNNEFRVAITASGVHEFRAHGHTVLVERGAGVGSNITDAAYEAAGAELVDAADDVWARADMVLKVKEPVAAEYHRFRKGLILFTYLHLAAEPELTRALVDAGVTAIAYETVQDGRALPLLAPMSEVAGRLSVQVGAQVMTAPAGGPGLLLGGVAGVRPAKVVVLGAGVAGTNATAMAVGTGAEVTILDINIARLREIDALYAGRVKTIASNSLEIETSVLDADLVIGSVLIPGARAPKLVTNELVSRMKPGSVLVDIAVDQGGCFEDSRVTTHEDPTFTVHGSLFYCVGNMPGAVPNTSTYALTNVTLRYAVALADRGVRAAFDADPSLARGLNVASGRVAHHSVSEAHGLELAKDWSALV; encoded by the coding sequence ATGATCATCGGCGTCCCCCGAGAAGTGAAGAACAACGAGTTCCGCGTCGCCATCACGGCGTCCGGCGTGCACGAGTTCCGGGCCCACGGGCACACCGTGCTCGTGGAACGCGGAGCGGGCGTCGGCTCGAACATCACGGACGCGGCCTACGAGGCCGCCGGCGCCGAGCTCGTCGATGCCGCCGACGACGTCTGGGCGCGCGCGGACATGGTCCTGAAGGTCAAGGAGCCGGTCGCCGCCGAGTACCACCGGTTCCGGAAGGGCCTCATCCTCTTCACCTACCTCCACCTCGCGGCGGAACCCGAACTGACTCGCGCGCTGGTGGACGCCGGCGTCACCGCGATCGCCTACGAGACCGTCCAGGACGGCCGCGCCCTGCCCCTGCTCGCCCCGATGTCCGAGGTGGCCGGCCGCCTGTCCGTCCAGGTCGGCGCGCAGGTCATGACCGCGCCGGCCGGCGGCCCCGGCCTGCTGCTCGGCGGCGTCGCAGGGGTCCGCCCCGCCAAGGTCGTGGTCCTCGGGGCAGGCGTCGCGGGCACCAACGCGACGGCGATGGCGGTCGGCACGGGCGCGGAGGTCACCATCCTCGACATCAACATCGCCCGGCTGCGGGAGATCGATGCCCTGTACGCCGGACGCGTCAAGACGATCGCCTCGAACTCCCTGGAGATCGAGACCTCCGTCCTCGATGCGGACCTGGTGATCGGATCCGTCCTGATCCCCGGCGCCCGGGCCCCGAAGCTCGTCACGAACGAGCTCGTCTCCCGGATGAAGCCGGGCAGCGTCCTGGTGGACATCGCCGTGGACCAGGGCGGGTGCTTCGAGGACTCCCGCGTCACCACGCACGAGGACCCCACCTTCACGGTGCACGGATCACTCTTCTACTGCGTGGGCAACATGCCCGGCGCCGTCCCGAACACGTCGACCTACGCGCTGACCAACGTGACGCTGCGGTACGCCGTGGCGCTGGCCGACCGGGGCGTCCGCGCCGCGTTCGACGCGGACCCCTCGCTGGCGCGCGGGCTGAACGTCGCGTCGGGGCGGGTGGCACACCACTCGGTGTCCGAGGCGCACGGCCTGGAGCTGGCGAAGGACTGGTCGGCACTGGTCTAG
- a CDS encoding MarR family winged helix-turn-helix transcriptional regulator: MKDAVDRLLTQWGQQRPDVDVSPMGVVGRISRTSSLLDKSIARALASHGLQPGEFDVLATLRRSGEPFRMTVAELLGGAMVTSGAVTNRLNRLTTKGFIEREPDPSDRRSVIVELTAKGRAVLDGALVDHVENERVLLATLNPSEQDQLARLLRQLLIGLGDAWEDTPAEVLPNVHDTSAPFA; this comes from the coding sequence ATGAAGGACGCAGTCGACCGGCTGTTGACCCAGTGGGGACAACAGCGCCCAGATGTAGATGTCTCTCCCATGGGCGTCGTGGGGCGCATCAGCCGCACCTCCTCGCTGTTGGACAAAAGCATCGCTCGAGCCCTCGCCTCGCATGGCCTGCAACCTGGAGAGTTCGATGTTTTGGCCACTTTGAGACGCTCCGGCGAACCCTTCCGGATGACTGTCGCAGAGCTGTTGGGCGGAGCCATGGTCACCTCCGGAGCAGTGACGAACCGCTTGAACCGCTTGACTACCAAGGGCTTCATAGAGCGTGAGCCTGACCCATCGGACCGACGAAGTGTGATTGTTGAGCTGACGGCGAAGGGGAGAGCTGTGCTCGACGGCGCGCTGGTTGACCATGTCGAAAACGAACGCGTCCTCCTGGCCACCCTCAACCCGTCCGAGCAGGACCAACTCGCCCGTTTGCTCCGGCAATTGCTCATTGGGCTGGGGGATGCGTGGGAGGACACGCCCGCCGAGGTCCTGCCCAATGTCCACGACACCAGCGCGCCCTTTGCCTGA
- a CDS encoding sensor domain-containing diguanylate cyclase → MNDTVIKSGSLRLAQESDLIATLEAVETSADLPRAVADAAEIRAFAETLGRLDVAFWAEVIGLDALARTDGAPGARTRGQEILEWATEQGDARLASRCHALIAMMDLIAGHSGSGAEQATIAVTLLDGTELPRLRANFLTRQALGLLVAGLLQHGFDVSRRALALADQLADPELLARIASNAFHSALDESMPDEARFWMRRLEAVIATSPELEAELSDVLARGHLADNRPWDALDVLERAGDDDAATSQPETRATRMLLLAQAHHGVGNLPAARLALDRAEQITVRHALEEVASTVLEERAAIAASAADFRLAYELHRQFHQAARSRWIEARRSRVDHLFAEQNVTEALERAEQAEAAVAVDPLTKVRNRRWVEDTLPDVVRTWQAGGPWTASLAILDLDHFKLVNDRYGHAAGDDVLVSVAAALQACGGVQHVARIGGEEFLLVLQQDADQQQVAERVLSAMRELRWPEIDAGLRLTVSIGFAGCEPGATTSDLLQEADLRLYSAKRAGRDRSVGPW, encoded by the coding sequence ATGAACGACACCGTGATCAAGAGCGGTTCCCTGCGCCTCGCGCAGGAGAGCGACCTCATCGCGACCCTCGAAGCCGTCGAGACCAGCGCCGATCTTCCCCGTGCCGTGGCGGACGCCGCCGAGATCAGGGCGTTCGCGGAGACGCTCGGGCGGCTCGACGTCGCGTTCTGGGCCGAGGTCATCGGGCTCGACGCGCTGGCCCGCACGGATGGCGCGCCCGGCGCGCGGACACGGGGCCAGGAGATCCTCGAATGGGCCACCGAGCAGGGCGACGCGCGGCTCGCGAGCCGCTGCCACGCCCTGATCGCGATGATGGATCTCATCGCGGGCCACTCCGGCTCCGGCGCGGAGCAGGCGACGATCGCCGTCACACTGCTGGACGGCACCGAGCTGCCCCGGCTCCGGGCGAATTTCCTGACGCGTCAGGCGCTCGGCCTCCTGGTCGCGGGGCTCCTGCAGCACGGCTTCGACGTGTCCCGCCGGGCGCTCGCCCTCGCGGACCAGCTGGCCGACCCCGAGCTCCTGGCCCGGATCGCGTCGAACGCGTTCCACTCCGCGCTCGACGAGTCGATGCCGGACGAGGCCCGCTTCTGGATGCGGCGGCTGGAAGCCGTGATCGCCACGTCCCCGGAGCTCGAAGCCGAACTCTCGGATGTCCTTGCCCGCGGTCACCTGGCGGACAATCGTCCCTGGGATGCGCTCGACGTACTGGAGCGGGCCGGGGACGACGACGCCGCGACGTCGCAGCCCGAGACACGGGCCACCCGGATGCTCCTGCTCGCGCAGGCCCACCATGGGGTCGGCAACCTCCCCGCGGCGCGGCTCGCCCTCGACCGGGCGGAACAGATCACCGTGCGGCACGCGCTCGAGGAGGTCGCCTCCACCGTCCTGGAGGAGCGCGCCGCCATCGCCGCGTCCGCGGCCGACTTCCGGCTCGCCTACGAACTCCACCGGCAGTTCCACCAGGCGGCGCGGAGCCGGTGGATCGAGGCCCGCCGCTCCCGGGTGGACCACCTGTTCGCCGAGCAGAATGTCACCGAGGCGCTCGAACGCGCCGAACAGGCGGAGGCGGCCGTCGCCGTCGACCCGCTGACGAAGGTCCGCAACCGGCGGTGGGTCGAGGACACGCTGCCCGACGTCGTCCGGACCTGGCAGGCCGGCGGACCGTGGACGGCGTCCCTGGCCATCCTCGACCTCGACCACTTCAAGCTGGTCAACGACCGCTACGGGCACGCCGCGGGCGATGACGTGCTGGTGTCCGTCGCCGCGGCCCTCCAGGCGTGCGGCGGGGTCCAGCACGTCGCCCGGATCGGAGGAGAGGAATTCCTGCTGGTCCTGCAGCAGGACGCCGACCAGCAGCAGGTGGCGGAGCGGGTGCTGTCCGCCATGCGGGAGCTCCGGTGGCCCGAGATCGACGCCGGCCTCCGCCTCACCGTGAGCATCGGCTTCGCCGGTTGCGAACCGGGGGCGACGACGTCCGACCTGCTGCAGGAGGCCGACCTCCGCCTGTACAGCGCCAAACGCGCCGGCCGGGACAGGTCGGTGGGCCCCTGGTAG
- the upp gene encoding uracil phosphoribosyltransferase: protein MTILQPLTSAVQTLPPNAHPLRRTPGLLALHAAARNREASHAEFVTAARRIMRLLLEESLAYLRYEDRLVTTPTGFPFPGTTLVQPELFAVSVPRAGDALEAELRDICPGTRFGKILIQRDTVTKLPRMFYQKLPEQIAGHQVLLLDPMMATAGTAGLAIQVLQDAGVAEEDVVLVNVLTCPSALEKLYERHPRVQVVTSYVDDTLTDEAFMRPGIGDFGDRFYGTTQ, encoded by the coding sequence ATGACAATTCTTCAGCCGCTCACGTCTGCAGTCCAGACGCTGCCGCCCAATGCTCACCCCCTGCGCCGCACCCCCGGGTTGCTTGCGCTGCATGCGGCGGCCCGCAACCGCGAAGCCTCCCATGCCGAATTCGTGACCGCAGCCCGGCGCATCATGCGGCTCTTGCTGGAGGAATCGCTTGCCTACTTGCGTTACGAGGACCGGCTCGTGACCACTCCTACTGGCTTCCCTTTCCCTGGCACAACTTTGGTTCAGCCCGAACTGTTTGCTGTCTCAGTTCCCCGCGCAGGGGATGCCCTCGAGGCCGAGCTTCGCGACATCTGCCCCGGCACACGATTCGGAAAGATACTCATTCAGCGAGACACGGTTACAAAACTGCCTCGAATGTTCTACCAGAAGCTCCCCGAACAGATCGCTGGGCATCAGGTCCTGCTCCTTGACCCCATGATGGCGACCGCTGGAACCGCGGGCCTGGCTATCCAGGTTTTGCAGGACGCGGGCGTGGCCGAGGAAGACGTCGTACTGGTCAATGTACTGACGTGCCCGTCTGCCCTTGAAAAGCTGTATGAGCGCCACCCGAGGGTGCAGGTCGTGACGAGCTACGTTGACGACACCTTGACCGACGAGGCCTTCATGCGTCCCGGCATAGGCGACTTCGGTGATCGGTTCTACGGAACGACGCAATGA